A window of Rhodococcus sp. SGAir0479 contains these coding sequences:
- a CDS encoding IclR family transcriptional regulator — protein MGTSVLGKVRLLLGSFDPDSSSLSLSELTRRSGVAKATVHRLAAEMVDLGLLERAGTDYRLGLRLFELGQLVPTQRILRDAALPFLQDLHAATSGTVHLAIRADLDVLYVDKIPGPGSPDLLSRVAGRLPLEVTATGKVLLAFSPTAVFDEVVERGIAKFTPRTVASAALLRGQLERARRDAMSIEAEEVRLGTASAAVPLFAGAGVIGAIGVSTTTARMNVARIAGPLQSAGRAVSRALYESARSA, from the coding sequence GTGGGGACGTCGGTGCTGGGGAAGGTGCGCCTGTTGCTCGGGTCGTTCGATCCCGACTCGAGCTCCCTGTCCCTCTCGGAACTGACGCGCCGCAGCGGCGTCGCGAAGGCGACCGTCCATCGACTCGCGGCCGAGATGGTCGATCTGGGTCTGCTCGAGCGCGCAGGCACCGACTACCGGCTCGGTCTGCGCCTGTTCGAACTGGGGCAACTCGTTCCCACGCAACGGATCCTGCGCGACGCCGCGCTCCCGTTCCTGCAGGACTTGCACGCGGCCACGAGCGGAACGGTGCACTTGGCGATCCGCGCGGACCTGGACGTGCTGTACGTCGACAAGATCCCCGGCCCCGGTTCACCGGACCTGTTGTCCCGGGTCGCCGGCCGGTTGCCGCTCGAGGTGACCGCCACCGGCAAGGTGCTGCTCGCCTTCTCGCCGACAGCCGTGTTCGACGAGGTGGTCGAGCGCGGCATCGCCAAGTTCACGCCGCGGACGGTGGCATCGGCCGCACTGCTGCGGGGGCAACTCGAGCGCGCGCGGCGTGACGCGATGTCGATCGAGGCAGAAGAGGTACGGCTCGGTACCGCCAGCGCGGCGGTACCGCTCTTCGCCGGAGCCGGCGTCATCGGGGCCATCGGTGTCTCGACCACCACCGCGCGGATGAACGTCGCGCGAATCGCCGGGCCCCTCCAGAGCGCGGGGCGAGCCGTCAGTCGTGCGCTCTACGAGAGCGCGCGGTCGGCCTGA
- a CDS encoding 2-hydroxyacid dehydrogenase — translation MRTPRPDRILMLTTDPAIEAAVRDAVGEAGAVVRPGSRTITAVRELLPTVDVVVADWSGQLPLGAAEAALGAHLRLIQQPGVGIAYIDVAAWSRAGVPVANTPGGNAASVAEWAVAATANLCRSIGWADTEMRRGRWPQTAVRQRDCRDLGERRIGLVGFGAINRRCAELFGAFGCEVAYHARRPHADSLVPHRPLDDLLAESDVLVVAVPLTAETRGLISARELALLPREALVVNVARGPVVDEAALAAAIRAGSVAGAALDVFAREPVETDSPLFDLPNVLLSPHIAGGSSTALTRMFAMTAENVARACRGEAPLWTVG, via the coding sequence ATGCGCACGCCCCGCCCCGACCGGATCCTGATGCTCACCACGGATCCGGCGATCGAGGCGGCGGTGCGCGACGCCGTCGGCGAGGCCGGCGCCGTCGTCCGACCGGGTTCCCGCACCATCACGGCCGTGCGGGAACTGCTGCCCACCGTCGATGTCGTCGTGGCGGACTGGAGCGGGCAGCTGCCGCTCGGCGCGGCCGAGGCGGCGCTCGGCGCACATCTGCGCCTGATCCAGCAACCCGGCGTCGGCATCGCGTACATCGATGTCGCCGCGTGGTCGCGAGCCGGGGTCCCGGTGGCGAACACGCCGGGCGGCAATGCCGCGTCGGTCGCCGAGTGGGCGGTCGCGGCCACCGCGAACCTGTGTCGGTCGATCGGCTGGGCGGACACCGAGATGCGGCGCGGCCGGTGGCCGCAGACGGCCGTACGGCAGCGGGACTGCCGAGATCTGGGGGAGCGCCGGATCGGGCTGGTGGGGTTCGGCGCCATCAATCGGCGCTGCGCGGAACTGTTCGGCGCGTTCGGGTGCGAGGTCGCCTACCACGCCCGCCGCCCGCATGCGGACTCCCTCGTCCCGCACCGCCCGCTCGACGATCTGCTCGCAGAGTCCGACGTGCTGGTGGTCGCCGTCCCGCTGACCGCCGAGACTCGCGGCCTGATCTCGGCGCGCGAGCTCGCGCTGCTGCCCCGGGAGGCCCTGGTGGTGAACGTCGCGCGGGGGCCGGTGGTGGACGAAGCGGCCCTCGCCGCCGCGATCCGGGCCGGCTCCGTCGCGGGAGCGGCGCTGGACGTGTTCGCCCGCGAACCGGTCGAGACCGACAGCCCGCTGTTCGACCTTCCCAACGTGCTCCTCAGTCCGCACATCGCGGGCGGCAGTTCGACGGCCCTCACCCGGATGTTCGCGATGACGGCGGAGAACGTCGCCCGGGCGTGTCGTGGCGAGGCGCCGCTGTGGACGGTCGGGTGA
- a CDS encoding SDR family NAD(P)-dependent oxidoreductase, translating to MGKLDGKIALITGAGQGIGQGIAHALAKEGASIAVSGRTESKLVTTVEQIEAYGGKALAVPCDVSKAEDIDAAVERTVEFFGGVDILVNNANDCKPGPLLGVTDDEFERSFATGPLATLRLMRACYPSMKERGGGSIINLVSSAAVRWDAGNYGAYAAIKEGMRSLTRAAACEWGVDGIRVNNIAPHAMSPALEWWINEYPEEAEEFKAGIPLRRIGDPESDIGRAVAFVVSSDAAYLSGATIPLDGGQSRWG from the coding sequence ATGGGCAAGCTTGACGGCAAGATCGCGCTCATCACGGGTGCCGGGCAGGGGATCGGGCAGGGCATCGCGCACGCCCTCGCCAAGGAGGGGGCCTCGATCGCGGTCTCCGGCCGGACCGAGTCGAAGCTCGTCACCACCGTGGAGCAGATCGAGGCGTACGGCGGCAAGGCCCTGGCCGTCCCGTGCGACGTCAGCAAGGCCGAGGACATCGACGCGGCGGTGGAACGCACCGTCGAGTTCTTCGGCGGCGTGGACATCCTGGTGAACAACGCGAACGACTGCAAGCCCGGGCCACTGCTGGGGGTCACCGACGACGAGTTCGAGCGCTCGTTCGCGACCGGTCCGCTCGCGACGCTGCGTCTGATGCGGGCGTGCTACCCGTCGATGAAGGAGCGCGGCGGCGGGTCGATCATCAACCTGGTGTCCTCGGCGGCGGTCCGCTGGGATGCCGGCAACTACGGTGCGTACGCCGCCATCAAGGAAGGGATGCGGTCGCTCACCCGTGCCGCCGCGTGCGAGTGGGGCGTCGACGGAATTCGCGTCAACAACATTGCGCCGCATGCCATGTCGCCCGCACTGGAGTGGTGGATCAACGAGTACCCCGAAGAGGCCGAGGAGTTCAAGGCCGGTATCCCGCTGCGTCGGATCGGTGATCCGGAGAGCGACATCGGGCGCGCCGTCGCGTTCGTGGTGAGCAGCGACGCCGCCTACCTCAGTGGCGCCACGATCCCGCTCGACGGAGGCCAGTCCCGCTGGGGCTGA
- a CDS encoding SDR family oxidoreductase — protein sequence MSYPNPIDFSGRAVVVTGGTKGIGYVITEHFLQAGADVLVCARNEPESLPSVDGRTAAFRAVDVRDPADATALIEDCVSRFGRLDVLVNNAGGSPDADAATVSPRFVEKIVALNLLAPYYMAQAANLVMREQETGGAIVNIGSVSAHQPQPGTAAYTAAKAGLLGLTKALALEWAPKVRVNHITTGLIRTEAAASVYGEDGGAAVTRTLPMERMAVPSDIAKACMFLGSDLSSYVNGADLAVHGGGEYPARYMATQGN from the coding sequence GTGAGCTACCCCAACCCGATCGACTTCTCCGGCCGCGCAGTTGTCGTCACCGGTGGCACCAAGGGCATCGGCTACGTCATCACCGAGCACTTCCTGCAGGCGGGCGCCGACGTGCTGGTGTGTGCGCGCAACGAGCCCGAATCCCTGCCCTCGGTGGACGGCCGCACCGCCGCGTTCCGCGCCGTGGACGTCCGCGACCCCGCCGACGCGACCGCGCTGATCGAGGACTGCGTCTCGCGGTTCGGGCGGCTGGACGTGCTGGTCAACAATGCCGGCGGCTCCCCCGACGCCGACGCGGCCACCGTGTCGCCGCGCTTCGTGGAGAAGATCGTCGCGCTGAACCTGTTGGCGCCGTACTACATGGCGCAGGCCGCCAACCTCGTCATGCGCGAGCAGGAGACCGGCGGCGCCATCGTCAACATCGGCAGCGTGTCCGCGCACCAGCCGCAGCCCGGTACCGCCGCGTACACCGCGGCCAAGGCCGGACTGCTCGGACTGACCAAGGCGCTCGCGCTGGAGTGGGCACCCAAGGTCCGCGTCAACCACATCACGACCGGCCTCATCCGCACCGAGGCCGCGGCATCGGTGTACGGCGAGGACGGCGGCGCGGCGGTCACCCGCACGCTGCCGATGGAGCGCATGGCGGTGCCGTCGGACATCGCCAAGGCGTGCATGTTCCTGGGCAGCGATCTGTCGTCGTACGTCAACGGTGCCGACCTGGCCGTGCACGGCGGCGGCGAGTACCCGGCCCGCTACATGGCGACGCAGGGCAACTGA
- a CDS encoding MaoC/PaaZ C-terminal domain-containing protein — protein MTAVEQKPAGAWRGVDLGTRTVSYDERDAILYALAVGAAATDLDLVMEDRLRVLPTFALTLAQWAPDELGQRGAFDTKTALHGSQELKVLAPLPRSGELSLKATVGEVWDKGAAAVFEVRVECEYFVATWSLFAPGAGGFGGERGPSKPPAPEGEPNLTTELVTAANQTALYRLLGDMHHIHIDPEAAAHIGQPRPIMHGLCTLAASTLPLARELGVHPADLTELQGRFAAPMFPGDTAELKAWGDASGVSFELVREGKAAISGGYAVFAE, from the coding sequence ATGACGGCAGTGGAGCAGAAGCCGGCCGGCGCGTGGCGTGGGGTCGACCTCGGCACCCGCACGGTGAGCTACGACGAGCGCGACGCGATCCTGTACGCGCTCGCCGTCGGCGCCGCGGCCACCGACCTGGACCTCGTGATGGAGGACCGGCTGCGCGTGCTGCCGACGTTCGCGCTGACCCTGGCCCAGTGGGCCCCCGACGAGCTGGGGCAGCGCGGTGCCTTCGACACGAAGACCGCGCTGCACGGCTCGCAGGAGCTGAAGGTGCTCGCACCGCTGCCGCGCAGCGGTGAGCTGTCGCTGAAGGCGACGGTCGGCGAGGTCTGGGACAAGGGCGCCGCGGCGGTGTTCGAGGTACGCGTCGAGTGCGAGTACTTCGTGGCCACCTGGTCGCTGTTCGCCCCGGGCGCAGGCGGATTCGGCGGCGAGCGCGGTCCGTCCAAGCCGCCGGCGCCGGAGGGCGAGCCGAACCTGACCACGGAGCTGGTCACCGCCGCGAACCAGACGGCGCTGTACCGGCTGCTCGGCGACATGCACCACATCCACATCGATCCGGAAGCGGCCGCGCACATCGGTCAGCCGCGTCCGATCATGCACGGGCTGTGCACGCTCGCGGCGTCGACGCTGCCGCTCGCGCGGGAGCTCGGCGTGCATCCGGCCGATCTCACCGAGCTGCAGGGCCGCTTCGCCGCGCCGATGTTCCCCGGTGACACCGCGGAACTGAAGGCGTGGGGTGACGCGTCGGGCGTGTCGTTCGAACTGGTCCGCGAGGGCAAGGCGGCCATCTCCGGCGGTTACGCGGTCTTCGCCGAGTAA
- a CDS encoding lipid-transfer protein, whose product MAVSPLSGAAAIVGIGATEFSKKSGRSELQLACEAVTAALDDAGIAPSEVDGLTTFTMETNGEILVARNCGLGELKFFSRIGYGGGAACASVQQAAMAVATGVADVVVVYRAFNERSGMRFGAGQHDRPMDSTADRAAYAWLTPQGLATPAQWVAMFARRYMYQYGATSEDFGRVAVVDRKHAANNPKAWFYGKPITLEDHQNSRWIAEPLHLLDCCQETDGGQALVIVSAERAKDLRQKPAIIKGAAQGSGKDQHMMASYYRPDITGIPEMGLVGRQLYAQAGLTPDDMDAAILYDHFTPLVLPQLEELGFCRPGEAKDFIREGNLEIGGRLPSNTHGGQLGEAYLHGVNGIAEAVRVLRGTSTNQPENVENMIVTAGTAVPTSGLILGVA is encoded by the coding sequence ATGGCTGTCAGCCCGCTCTCGGGTGCCGCCGCGATCGTCGGCATCGGTGCCACCGAGTTCTCCAAGAAGTCCGGCCGTTCCGAGCTGCAGCTCGCGTGCGAGGCGGTCACCGCCGCGCTGGACGACGCCGGTATCGCGCCGTCCGAGGTCGACGGCCTGACGACGTTCACGATGGAGACCAACGGCGAGATCCTCGTCGCCCGCAACTGCGGGCTCGGGGAGCTGAAGTTCTTCTCTCGCATCGGTTACGGCGGCGGCGCGGCGTGCGCGTCGGTGCAGCAGGCCGCGATGGCCGTCGCGACCGGCGTCGCCGACGTCGTCGTGGTCTACCGCGCATTCAACGAACGCTCCGGCATGCGCTTCGGTGCGGGCCAGCACGATCGTCCGATGGACTCGACCGCGGACCGTGCGGCGTACGCGTGGCTCACGCCGCAGGGCCTGGCGACTCCCGCCCAGTGGGTCGCGATGTTCGCTCGCCGGTACATGTACCAGTACGGTGCCACGAGTGAGGATTTCGGTCGGGTTGCAGTCGTGGACCGCAAGCACGCCGCGAACAACCCGAAGGCGTGGTTCTACGGCAAGCCGATCACGCTCGAGGACCACCAGAACTCCCGGTGGATCGCCGAGCCGCTGCACCTGCTCGACTGCTGCCAGGAGACGGACGGCGGTCAGGCCCTCGTCATCGTCTCGGCCGAACGTGCCAAGGACCTGCGCCAGAAGCCCGCGATCATCAAGGGTGCCGCGCAGGGTTCGGGCAAGGACCAGCACATGATGGCGAGCTACTACCGGCCCGACATCACCGGCATCCCGGAGATGGGTCTGGTCGGTCGTCAGCTCTACGCCCAGGCCGGGCTGACGCCGGACGACATGGATGCAGCGATCCTCTACGACCACTTCACCCCCCTGGTGCTCCCGCAGCTCGAGGAACTCGGATTCTGCCGTCCCGGCGAGGCCAAGGACTTCATCCGCGAGGGCAACCTGGAGATCGGTGGACGGCTGCCGAGCAACACGCACGGCGGCCAGCTCGGTGAGGCGTACCTGCACGGCGTCAACGGCATCGCCGAGGCGGTCCGGGTGCTGCGGGGCACGTCCACCAACCAGCCCGAGAACGTCGAGAACATGATCGTCACGGCGGGGACCGCGGTCCCCACGTCCGGTCTGATTCTCGGCGTCGCCTGA
- a CDS encoding MaoC family dehydratase: MTATAAVTGRSYDDIAVGEVLPELAIPLTRTLIVSTAIATRDFQDVHHDPELARERGSKDVFMNILTSNGLAGRFVTDWAGPFATVRRVKIRLGAPNYPGDTMTMTGEVVSKENGLVEVKVVGANSLGNHLSGTVTVAYPAASEGKDA; encoded by the coding sequence ATGACCGCCACCGCCGCCGTCACGGGCCGCAGCTACGACGACATCGCCGTCGGCGAGGTGCTGCCGGAGCTCGCGATCCCGTTGACCCGCACGCTGATCGTGTCGACCGCGATCGCCACGCGCGACTTCCAGGACGTGCACCACGATCCGGAGTTGGCGCGTGAGCGCGGCTCGAAGGACGTGTTCATGAACATCCTCACCAGCAACGGGCTGGCCGGCCGGTTCGTGACGGACTGGGCCGGGCCGTTCGCCACGGTCCGCCGCGTGAAGATCCGGCTCGGTGCCCCGAACTACCCGGGCGACACCATGACGATGACCGGTGAGGTCGTCTCGAAGGAGAACGGTCTCGTCGAGGTGAAGGTCGTGGGCGCGAACAGCCTCGGCAACCACCTGTCGGGCACCGTCACGGTCGCGTACCCGGCCGCTAGCGAAGGGAAGGACGCCTGA
- a CDS encoding acyl-CoA dehydrogenase family protein has product MDFNFSEEQEAIRNLAVDVFTSKADIDRIKQVELSDERIDRDLWRELANTGLLGIALPEDLGGGGLGLAELYVLLEQQGRHVAPVPIWQSTLAALAVAEFGTDAQRTALVPGVAEGSTFLTIGLEEFGPYVEGAPQTTATEADGRWTLTGAKAVVPITHVADRAIVSAATPTGAALFVVDLAGAGVSVEQTQSTNWEICGNVTFDAAPAELLGAADGTTVAWLLDRVELALAAVQLGVGSGAVAQAVTYLNGRHQFGRPLATFQAVNHQLADCYIDLQAMGVTLWQAAQNLVDGADPGTSVLVAKWWATDGGQRIVHRTTHLHGGMGVDTDYPVHRHLLWGKQIGATLGGSASDLARLGAQLAAGVEVVG; this is encoded by the coding sequence ATGGACTTCAACTTCAGCGAAGAACAAGAGGCGATTCGCAATCTCGCCGTCGACGTCTTCACCAGCAAGGCCGACATCGACCGCATCAAGCAGGTCGAGCTGAGCGACGAGCGCATCGACCGCGACCTGTGGCGCGAACTCGCCAACACGGGCCTGCTCGGCATCGCGCTGCCCGAGGATCTCGGCGGCGGTGGCCTGGGCCTGGCCGAGCTGTACGTGCTGCTCGAGCAGCAGGGTCGACATGTCGCACCCGTGCCGATCTGGCAGTCCACGCTCGCGGCCCTGGCGGTCGCCGAGTTCGGCACCGACGCCCAGCGCACCGCGCTGGTCCCGGGGGTCGCCGAGGGCAGCACCTTCCTGACGATCGGGCTCGAGGAGTTCGGCCCGTACGTGGAGGGCGCCCCGCAGACCACGGCCACCGAGGCGGACGGCCGGTGGACGCTGACCGGCGCCAAGGCCGTCGTCCCGATCACGCACGTCGCGGACCGCGCGATCGTCTCGGCCGCCACCCCGACCGGCGCGGCGCTCTTCGTCGTCGACCTCGCGGGCGCGGGTGTCTCGGTGGAGCAGACGCAGTCCACCAACTGGGAGATCTGCGGCAACGTCACGTTCGACGCCGCTCCGGCGGAGCTGCTCGGCGCTGCCGACGGCACCACCGTGGCGTGGCTGCTGGACCGCGTCGAGCTCGCGCTCGCTGCTGTCCAGCTCGGTGTCGGTTCCGGCGCCGTGGCGCAGGCCGTCACGTACCTCAACGGCCGCCACCAGTTCGGGCGTCCGCTCGCGACCTTCCAGGCCGTCAACCACCAGCTGGCCGACTGCTACATCGACCTGCAGGCGATGGGCGTGACCCTCTGGCAGGCCGCCCAGAACCTCGTCGACGGCGCGGATCCCGGCACCTCGGTCCTGGTCGCCAAGTGGTGGGCCACCGACGGCGGCCAGCGCATCGTGCACCGCACCACGCACCTCCACGGTGGCATGGGTGTCGACACCGACTACCCGGTGCACCGGCACCTGCTGTGGGGCAAGCAGATCGGCGCGACCCTCGGCGGTTCCGCGTCCGACCTGGCCCGCCTGGGTGCGCAGCTCGCCGCGGGTGTCGAGGTGGTCGGATGA
- a CDS encoding bifunctional MaoC family dehydratase N-terminal/OB-fold nucleic acid binding domain-containing protein has translation MSEFLTKIKAFEGQILTPTVWGPDEVNTPMIRHWVETMGDTSPIYLDDDAARATGRDGAVAPALMAQVWTMRTFNDKMANNDPSQVWTDLIATLDGEGFTSVVATDSDFEFFTELRPGDRVSLTEVIEDISEEKKTGLGVGHFVTTLKTYRNDRDEVVATQRWRTLRFKPKGSEKATEKPAEKSGGPIPGLRPRPALNADNAFWFAAAKEHRLVIQRCTNCGVLRHPTGPMCGACQSLDWDTVDASGRGTVYSFVVNHHPQIPGFEYPLIVATIELEEGTRLIANMTGIAPDEVEIGMPVELDWIDADPDLTLPAFRPAAREDS, from the coding sequence GTGAGCGAATTCCTCACCAAGATCAAGGCATTCGAGGGTCAGATCCTGACCCCCACGGTGTGGGGTCCGGACGAGGTCAACACCCCGATGATCCGGCACTGGGTCGAGACGATGGGCGACACCAGCCCCATCTACCTCGACGACGACGCGGCCCGGGCCACCGGCCGGGACGGCGCCGTCGCGCCCGCGCTCATGGCGCAGGTGTGGACGATGCGTACGTTCAACGACAAGATGGCGAACAACGATCCGTCCCAGGTGTGGACCGATCTGATCGCCACGCTCGACGGCGAGGGATTCACGTCCGTCGTCGCGACCGACTCGGACTTCGAGTTCTTCACGGAACTGCGTCCCGGCGACCGGGTCTCGCTGACCGAGGTCATCGAGGACATCTCCGAGGAGAAGAAGACCGGCCTGGGTGTCGGGCACTTCGTCACGACGCTCAAGACGTACCGGAACGACCGGGACGAGGTCGTCGCGACCCAGCGCTGGCGCACGCTGCGCTTCAAGCCGAAGGGCAGCGAGAAGGCGACCGAGAAGCCGGCGGAGAAGTCGGGCGGCCCCATCCCGGGTCTGCGCCCGCGTCCGGCGCTCAACGCCGACAACGCCTTCTGGTTTGCGGCCGCCAAGGAACACCGTCTGGTGATCCAGCGCTGCACCAACTGCGGCGTGCTGCGCCATCCCACCGGCCCGATGTGCGGGGCGTGCCAGTCGCTCGACTGGGACACCGTCGATGCCTCGGGTCGTGGCACCGTCTACAGCTTCGTCGTCAATCACCACCCGCAGATCCCCGGCTTCGAGTACCCGCTCATCGTGGCGACGATCGAACTCGAGGAGGGCACCCGCCTGATCGCGAACATGACCGGTATCGCGCCGGACGAGGTCGAGATCGGCATGCCGGTGGAACTGGACTGGATCGACGCCGACCCGGATCTGACGCTGCCCGCGTTCCGGCCGGCCGCACGGGAGGATTCCTGA
- a CDS encoding acyl-CoA dehydrogenase family protein, which produces MDLRESPEQLALRKELRAYFAALLPEEKRRKAGEEGVGGQYFREVVKLLGQDGWLGIGWPKEYGGQGRSIEEQFVFFDEVQRAGLPFPFVTVNTVGPTLMKYGTEEQKERFLPGILAGDIVFAIGYTEPEAGTDLASLKTRAVADGEDFVVDGNKIFTSGANTADYVWLAARTDPEAPKHKGISILVVPTDDPGFSWSPIPTVGGLMVTSTYYSGIRVPQKDVIGEINGGWQLIAAQLNHERIGLAAIGGRTYGLWHQVLDWAKENGAIEIPWVQQEFARTHAKLEAMRLLNWKMTAAVAADTLSGADAGATKAYGTETHIDVYRTLLGILGAAGRIRPESPGALLAGQIEQISRQGMVNTFGGGVNEVLRDMVGTMGLGLAREKRVK; this is translated from the coding sequence ATGGATTTGAGGGAATCCCCCGAACAGCTCGCGCTCCGCAAGGAGCTGCGCGCGTACTTCGCGGCGCTGCTGCCGGAGGAGAAGCGCCGTAAGGCCGGCGAAGAGGGTGTGGGCGGCCAGTACTTCCGCGAGGTCGTCAAGCTGCTCGGCCAGGACGGCTGGCTCGGCATCGGCTGGCCGAAGGAGTACGGCGGACAGGGCCGCTCCATCGAGGAGCAGTTCGTCTTCTTCGACGAGGTGCAGCGCGCCGGCCTGCCGTTCCCGTTCGTCACGGTCAACACCGTCGGCCCGACGCTGATGAAGTACGGCACCGAGGAGCAGAAGGAACGCTTCCTGCCGGGCATCCTCGCCGGCGACATCGTCTTCGCGATCGGCTACACCGAGCCCGAGGCCGGCACCGACCTGGCGTCGCTCAAGACCCGCGCGGTCGCCGACGGCGAGGACTTCGTGGTCGACGGCAACAAGATCTTCACCTCCGGCGCCAACACCGCCGACTACGTGTGGCTCGCGGCCCGCACCGATCCGGAGGCCCCCAAGCACAAGGGCATCTCGATCCTGGTGGTCCCCACCGACGACCCGGGATTCTCGTGGTCGCCGATCCCGACCGTCGGCGGCCTCATGGTCACCTCGACGTACTACAGCGGCATCCGCGTCCCGCAGAAGGACGTCATCGGTGAGATCAACGGTGGCTGGCAGCTGATCGCCGCACAGCTCAACCACGAGCGCATCGGCCTGGCCGCGATCGGTGGCCGCACGTACGGTCTGTGGCATCAGGTCCTGGACTGGGCCAAGGAGAACGGCGCCATCGAGATCCCGTGGGTGCAGCAGGAGTTCGCGCGCACCCACGCCAAGCTCGAGGCCATGCGCCTGCTGAACTGGAAGATGACCGCCGCGGTCGCCGCGGACACGCTCTCCGGCGCCGACGCCGGCGCCACCAAGGCGTACGGCACCGAGACCCACATCGACGTGTACCGCACGCTGCTGGGCATCCTCGGCGCCGCGGGTCGCATCCGCCCCGAGTCGCCGGGCGCGCTGCTGGCCGGTCAGATCGAGCAGATCTCCCGTCAGGGCATGGTCAACACGTTCGGCGGCGGCGTCAACGAGGTCCTGCGCGACATGGTCGGCACCATGGGCCTCGGTCTGGCACGTGAGAAGAGGGTCAAGTGA
- a CDS encoding SDR family NAD(P)-dependent oxidoreductase — MSARKVALVTGASRGIGREIALAFAREGFDVAITARTVREGQGAVTPRTRAEGGSLIAVPGSLETTAAEIEACGVRALPIRMDLLDRDSVVGAADDVLQAWGRVDVLVNNAYAQTAGHMERVLDLRLDDAEVMVRGNYLHQLALIQRVLPSMAERGDGVIVDLVSGSATTDPPAAPGEGGWGVAYAASKAAFGRLAGAVNAEYRGRGIRAFNLSPGFVVTESGKARGGTDKIEDAGFDSVPATVPAAAAVWLATAPEAERFLGKVVWAPKLVNDLTDSTTS; from the coding sequence GTGTCGGCCCGCAAGGTCGCCCTCGTCACCGGCGCGAGCCGCGGGATCGGCCGGGAGATCGCGCTGGCGTTCGCCCGCGAGGGCTTCGACGTGGCGATCACCGCACGCACCGTCCGCGAGGGTCAGGGCGCCGTGACGCCCCGCACCCGCGCCGAGGGGGGGTCGCTCATCGCGGTCCCGGGCAGCCTCGAGACGACGGCCGCCGAGATCGAGGCGTGCGGTGTGCGGGCATTGCCGATCCGGATGGATCTGCTCGACCGGGACTCGGTCGTCGGTGCCGCCGACGACGTCCTGCAGGCCTGGGGCCGGGTCGATGTCCTCGTCAACAACGCCTACGCGCAGACGGCCGGGCACATGGAGCGGGTCCTCGACCTGCGGCTCGACGACGCCGAGGTGATGGTCCGCGGCAACTACCTGCACCAGTTGGCGCTCATCCAGCGGGTGCTGCCGTCGATGGCCGAGCGCGGTGACGGCGTGATCGTCGACCTGGTGTCCGGGTCGGCCACGACGGACCCGCCGGCCGCGCCCGGCGAGGGCGGTTGGGGCGTCGCGTACGCGGCGTCGAAGGCGGCGTTCGGGCGGCTGGCCGGTGCGGTCAACGCCGAGTACCGCGGTCGCGGCATCCGCGCGTTCAATCTCAGCCCCGGCTTCGTGGTGACCGAGTCCGGCAAGGCGCGGGGCGGCACCGACAAGATCGAGGATGCCGGGTTCGATTCCGTGCCGGCGACGGTCCCGGCCGCGGCCGCCGTCTGGCTGGCGACGGCCCCCGAGGCCGAGCGATTCCTCGGCAAGGTGGTGTGGGCGCCGAAACTGGTGAATGATCTCACTGATTCCACCACGTCCTGA